A genome region from Wielerella bovis includes the following:
- a CDS encoding L-threonylcarbamoyladenylate synthase, with amino-acid sequence MFSRISSSYSLRRLRTHLQRGGLIAYPTESCYGIGALPTHAQALRQILRVKKRPQHKGLIVIGDDVSRLQTLLFRLPEPVLQTLNDIYPAPKTFILPARKNILPQLRGRGRNKLAVRVPDHEIARRLCRVVQSPLVSTSCNRSGGRPCRNEREVRRQFGRQVWVIGGRVGKRRQPSEIIDWSSKMRLR; translated from the coding sequence ATGTTTTCCCGAATTTCATCATCTTATTCCTTGCGCCGATTACGTACACATTTGCAACGTGGCGGGTTGATTGCATATCCCACCGAATCTTGTTATGGCATCGGTGCATTGCCAACGCATGCACAAGCATTACGCCAAATTTTGCGCGTGAAAAAACGACCACAACACAAGGGTTTAATTGTGATTGGCGATGATGTAAGTCGCTTGCAAACCTTACTTTTCAGGCTGCCTGAACCCGTACTACAAACATTAAACGATATTTATCCCGCCCCAAAAACTTTTATTTTGCCTGCACGAAAAAATATTTTGCCACAACTGCGCGGGCGTGGACGCAATAAATTAGCGGTGCGTGTGCCAGACCATGAAATTGCGCGACGATTGTGTCGCGTGGTGCAATCGCCCTTAGTATCTACATCGTGCAATCGTTCGGGTGGGCGACCATGTCGCAATGAACGTGAAGTGCGACGCCAATTTGGTCGACAAGTATGGGTCATTGGTGGACGTGTGGGCAAACGCCGTCAGCCTAGTGAGATTATTGATTGGAGCAGTAAGATGCGATTGCGATAG
- a CDS encoding murein L,D-transpeptidase, giving the protein MMLSSHAYANDVVQAYMQSKKVIVDTQKAELCFADTKDCHPVLIGKTTPKGTFPLRIFATDKPYYDGDVIGFKKEGDFLFALHRVWLGKPSERRLERIASKNVADRIMTNGCINVNDDVYTKLKQYFVLEIV; this is encoded by the coding sequence ATGATGTTGAGTAGCCATGCCTATGCAAACGATGTGGTACAAGCCTATATGCAAAGCAAAAAAGTGATTGTGGATACGCAAAAAGCAGAGTTATGTTTTGCGGATACCAAAGATTGCCATCCTGTTTTGATTGGTAAAACTACACCAAAAGGTACTTTCCCTTTGCGCATTTTCGCTACGGATAAACCCTATTATGACGGCGATGTGATTGGATTTAAGAAAGAAGGTGATTTTTTGTTCGCGCTGCATCGCGTGTGGCTGGGCAAACCTTCTGAACGCCGATTGGAGCGTATTGCATCAAAAAATGTTGCTGACCGTATCATGACAAATGGTTGCATCAACGTTAATGATGATGTGTACACAAAACTGAAACAGTATTTTGTACTGGAAATCGTGTAG
- a CDS encoding outer membrane protein assembly factor BamE, with amino-acid sequence MLKQMKSVALMLAAVATLGACTTSGTKVSSEGTAETLRWPDPVSTTFNKDRGTFPNLDSLRSIRPGMSKDQLYDLIGRPHFDEGFRVREWDYLFHFNTPGVGTEGVTTCQYKILFDNKKFARSFHWRAVDPVGAACPPPPPATPKAEPQIIIREIMNTPMKVRQ; translated from the coding sequence ATGTTGAAACAAATGAAAAGTGTTGCCCTGATGCTGGCAGCAGTTGCAACGTTGGGTGCGTGTACTACTTCAGGTACAAAAGTGAGCAGCGAAGGCACTGCGGAAACTTTGCGTTGGCCAGACCCTGTTAGCACCACATTCAACAAAGACCGTGGTACATTCCCAAATTTGGATAGCTTACGCAGCATTCGTCCAGGGATGAGCAAAGACCAGTTGTATGATTTGATTGGTCGCCCACACTTTGATGAAGGTTTCCGTGTACGCGAGTGGGATTATTTATTCCATTTCAATACACCTGGAGTCGGTACAGAAGGTGTAACGACTTGCCAATACAAAATTTTGTTTGATAACAAAAAATTTGCGCGTAGTTTCCATTGGCGTGCGGTTGACCCAGTTGGTGCGGCTTGCCCACCACCTCCACCTGCTACACCAAAAGCAGAACCACAAATCATCATTCGTGAGATTATGAATACACCAATGAAGGTTCGTCAGTAA